The Amphiprion ocellaris isolate individual 3 ecotype Okinawa chromosome 6, ASM2253959v1, whole genome shotgun sequence genome contains a region encoding:
- the hint2 gene encoding histidine triad nucleotide-binding protein 2, mitochondrial, producing the protein MYYRQVVRTLLVGTRAPLFGRVHRVSQVAAVILLNVFLSLAAAERFVSDRCRPSSSGGGCDRPSLTHHHPERPLCTKNDEVRLAEEASRKYGSPAPTIFSKVIDKSITADIIYEDEKCLAFRDISPQAPVHFLVIPRVPIPRISAAKDDDAELLGHLLVVAKNVAKQESLKEGYRMVINDGKHGAQSVYHLHIHVLGGRQMKWPPG; encoded by the exons aTGTATTATCGCCAGGTTGTACGGACATTGCTCGTCGGGACCAGAGCGCCTCTCTTCGGCCGTGTTCACCGTGTTTCCCAGGTAGCTGCTGTCATCCTGCTAAACGTTTTCTTGTCGTTAGCTGCCGCAGAGCGTTTTGTTTCTGACCGCTGCCGTCCCAGCAGCTCTGGTGGTGGCTGTGATAGACCCTCACTGACCCACCACCACCCAGAG AGACCGCTGTGCACCAAAAATGACGAGGTCAGGCTGGCAGAGGAGGCCAGCAGGAAGTACGGATCTCCAGCTCCAACCATCTTCTCCAAAGTGATCGATAAAAGCATCACTGCAGATATCATCTATGAGGATGAGAAG TGTCTGGCGTTTAGGGACATCAGCCCACAGGCCCCTGTTCACTTCCTGGTTATTCCGAGAGTCCCTATTCCCAGAATTAGTGCAGCCAAAGATGACGATGCCGAG CTCTTAGGACATTTGTTGGTTGTTGCCAAAAACGTAGCAAAGCAAGAATCTTTAAAGGAGGGATACAGAATGG TCATCAACGATGGAAAACACGGAGCTCAGTCGGTCTACCACCTTCACATCCACGTCCTGGGAGGAAGGCAGATGAAGTGGCCGCCTGGATAA
- the LOC111580415 gene encoding long-chain-fatty-acid--CoA ligase ACSBG2-like, producing MSFTENSVTNKGVAAMDGNVESISFQKEQTEDVKTPSAVVLNGKVSTTDLSETPAAEDQETHPASNAEPPAEPLPSPEPEAGATEELQPEEPKATVLTKTSLATTLAPADQLWSTRRDKAVRLRMEGSGPGSETPITIHQLFLETVEKCEDHPALISKENGQVVTLTWRQYYEQCRAAAKSFLKLGLKRYHGVGILGFNSPEWFIADIGCILAGGLGAGIYTTNSPEACQYVAANCEANVLVVENQKQLQKILQVKDQLPHLKAIVQYKGELQQKAPNLYTWAEFMRLGEDVPNEQLDAVISSLRANECCTLIYTSGTTGTPKGVMLSHDNMTWTATTAAKLVSKSGDEEVLVSYLPLSHVAAQMIDIWVCMSLGGTTYFADPDALKGTLANTLKEARPTFFMGVPRVWEKMQEKMKAMGAKASPMRKRVADWAKSIGLQYNYSAMNGENLVPWGFMLANNLVFKKVRAALGLDRCKLCFTGAAPITKDTLEYFMSLNIPVMELYGMSESSGPHTVSIDEYRITSCGKVMPGCKTKLENPDADGNGEICFWGRHVFMGYLNMPDKTTEALDEDGWLHSGDLGRHDENDFLYITGRIKELIITAGGENIPPVPIEDALKAEVPFLSNTMLLGDKLKFLSMLLTLKCVVDDNGDPTDELTAEALEFCRQNGIAATKVSEIVANKEPAVYKAIQEGIERVNARSTSNAQKVQKWVILERDFSITGGELGPTMKLRRPIVVKMYQDRIDEIYAAAAAKQ from the exons ATGAGTTTCACAGAAAATTCAGTGACGAACAAAGGTGTTGCAGCCATGGATGGGAATGTTGAAAG CATCTCTTTCCAGAAGGAACAGACTGAAGATGTAAAGACTCCCTCTGCTGTTGTCCTCAACGGAAAAGTCAGCACAACTGACCTCAGCGAGACGCCGGCTGCAGAGGACCAGGAGACTCATCCTGCCAGTAACGCTGAACCACCGGCCGAACCTCTCCCATCTCCTGAACCAGAAGCAGGAGCTACTGAAGAACTTCAACCAG AGGAACCCAAGGCGACTGTCCTGACGAAGACCAGCTTGGCAACGACTTTGGCCCCTGCAGACCAGCTATGGAGCACCAGGAGAGACAAGGCGGTCAGGCTGAGGATGGAGGGTTCTGGTCCGGGCTCCGAGACGCCCATCACCATCCATCAGTTGTTCCTGGAGACGGTTGAGAAGTGCGAAGATCATCCGGCTCTGATCTCCAAAGAAAACGGCCAAGTGGTGACTCTGACCTGGAGGCAATACTACGAGCAGTGTCGTGCAGCTGCTAAAAGCTTCCTCAag CTTGGGCTGAAGCGTTACCATGGAGTGGGGATTCTGGGATTTAACTCCCCTGAGTGGTTCATCGCAGACATCGGCTGCATCTTGGCCGG GGGTCTGGGAGCCGGTATTTACACGACCAACTCTCCAGAAGCTTGTCAGTATGTGGCTGCCAACTGCGAGGCCAACGTCCTGGTTGTGGAGAACCAGAAACAGCTCCAAAAAATCCTGCAG GTGAAGGATCAGCTGCCTCATCTGAAAGCCATCGTCCAGTATAAAGgcgagctgcagcagaaagcacCGAACCTCTATACA TGGGCAGAGTTCATGAGGCTGGGGGAGGACGTGCCCAATGAGCAGCTGGATGCTGTGATCAGCAGTCTTCGGGCCAATGAATGCTGCACCCTCATCTACACCTCAGGAACAACTGGCACCCCGAAAGGAGTCATGCTGAGCCATGACAAT ATGACATGGACGGCCACTACGGCAGCTAAGTTGGTGAGTAAGAGCGGTGACGAAGAGGTGCTGGTCAGTTACCTGCCGCTCAGCCACGTGGCAGCCCAGATGATCGACATATGGGTCTGTATGAGTTTAGGTGGGACCACCTACTTCGCAGATCCAGACGCCCTCAAG GGCACCTTAGCAAACACGTTGAAAGAGGCTCGTCCGACTTTTTTCATGGGGGTTCCTCGCGTGTGGGAGAAGATGCAGGAAAAGATGAAGGCTATGGGTGCCAAGGCATCCCCGATGAGGAAGAGAGTGGCAGACTGGGCCAAGTCCATTGGTCTGCAGTACAACTACAGTGCCATGAACGG GGAGAATCTGGTGCCGTGGGGCTTCATGCTGGCAAACAATCTGGTCTTCAAGAAGGTGCGCGCTGCTCTGGGCTTAGACCGCTGCAAGCTCTGCTTCACCGGAGCTGCTCCCATCACCAAAGACACTCTAGAGTACTTCATGAGCCTGAACATCCCCGTGATGGAGCTTTATGGCATGAGTGAAAGCTCCGGCCCGCACACCGTCTCCATAGACGAATACAGGATCACAAG CTGTGGGAAGGTGATGCCAGGCTGCAAGACAAAGCTGGAGAATCCAGATGCGGATGGGAACGGAGAGATCTGCTTCTGGGGTCGCCACGTCTTCATGGGCTACCTGAACATGCCCGACAAGACAACAGAGGCTCTGGATGAAGACGGCTGGCTGCACTCCGGGGACCTGGGAAGACACGATGAGAACGACTTCCTGTACATCACAGGAAGGATCAAAG AGCTGATCATCACCGCTGGTGGTGAGAACATCCCTCCGGTGCCCATTGAGGATGCATTGAAGGCCGAGGTGCCCTTCCTCAGTAACACCATGCTGCTCGGAGACAAGCTCAAGTTCCTCTCCATGCTGCTCACGCTCAAA TGCGTCGTGGACGACAACGGCGACCCCACGGACGAGCTGACCGCCGAGGCTTTGGAGTTTTGCAGGCAGAACGGCATCGCGGCGACCAAGGTGTCGGAGATCGTAGCCAACAAGGAGCCGGCTGTTTACAAAGCCATCCAGGAGGGGATTGAGCGAGTCAACGCCAGGTCAACGTCCAACGCTCAGAAGGTCCAGAAGTGGGTCATCCTGGAGAGAGACTTCTCCATCACTGGAGGAGAACTAG GACCCACGATGAAACTGAGGAGGCCCATTGTTGTGAAGATGTACCAGGACAGAATAGACGAAATATACGCAGCGGCCGCAGCAAAACAGTAA